In the genome of Segatella copri, one region contains:
- a CDS encoding transposase → MTIQRKINFTQMERYGTHCEQTYRTNFNRGRAKCIDWVKFNLALCRRYLNMDGLLAIAIDPSYISKSGKKTPHIGTFWSGCASSMKHGLEIMGLALVDVHANSCMMLRAHQTPSTGELKMRNMTLVQHYIAVIKRYKKDLLKVTDIVVADAFFSIRPFVDGIKECGFHLVSRFRDTASLYYVYTGPRSNKPGRPKTLDGKINYKKLDLTRMAELHIEGLEGTAYTLIAYSKALKQKVRLVIWVMPNGKHKLFFSTKTSMSGEEVLRTYRSRFQIEFCFRDAKQYTGLTHCQARHKNQLDFSYNASFASQNVAKVMMKENELPYSMASFKEIMASTYIAKLIFNKCRRIPNRKLISHTIKELFGWQRKAA, encoded by the coding sequence ATGACGATACAAAGAAAGATAAATTTCACTCAAATGGAGCGTTACGGCACCCATTGTGAGCAGACCTACAGAACGAACTTCAACCGTGGTCGTGCTAAATGCATAGACTGGGTGAAGTTCAACCTTGCCCTATGCCGACGTTACTTGAATATGGATGGTCTATTGGCTATAGCCATCGATCCGAGCTACATCAGCAAGTCGGGTAAGAAGACTCCGCATATCGGTACTTTCTGGTCCGGTTGTGCAAGTTCCATGAAGCATGGGCTTGAAATCATGGGGCTTGCACTTGTCGATGTCCATGCCAACAGTTGCATGATGCTGCGCGCCCATCAGACTCCATCTACTGGAGAATTGAAAATGCGTAACATGACTCTCGTGCAACATTACATAGCGGTCATCAAGCGTTATAAGAAGGATTTGTTGAAGGTCACCGATATTGTTGTCGCTGACGCTTTCTTCTCTATCCGTCCGTTTGTGGACGGAATCAAAGAGTGCGGTTTCCATCTTGTCAGCCGCTTCAGGGATACTGCGAGCCTATATTATGTGTATACGGGACCTCGTTCCAATAAGCCTGGACGTCCCAAGACACTTGACGGAAAAATCAACTACAAGAAACTTGACCTCACACGTATGGCAGAGTTGCATATTGAAGGACTTGAAGGCACAGCCTACACACTCATAGCCTATTCAAAGGCATTGAAGCAGAAAGTGCGCCTTGTCATTTGGGTTATGCCGAACGGAAAACACAAGCTTTTCTTCTCAACAAAGACATCCATGTCGGGTGAGGAAGTGTTGCGCACATACCGCTCAAGATTCCAAATAGAGTTTTGTTTTCGCGATGCAAAGCAATATACTGGTCTTACGCATTGCCAAGCAAGACACAAGAACCAGTTGGACTTTTCCTATAATGCATCATTCGCATCACAGAATGTTGCGAAAGTGATGATGAAGGAAAATGAATTGCCGTATTCCATGGCTTCTTTCAAGGAGATTATGGCAAGCACATACATCGCTAAATTAATTTTCAACAAGTGTCGGAGAATACCGAACCGAAAGTTAATTAGTCATACTATCAAAGAACTCTTTGGCTGGCAACGTAAAGCTGCTTAG
- the tet(Q) gene encoding tetracycline resistance ribosomal protection protein Tet(Q), giving the protein MNIINLGILAHIDAGKTSVTENLLFASGATEKCGRVDNGDTITDSMDIEKRRGITVRASTTSIIWNGVKCNIIDTPGHMDFIAEVERTFKMLDGAVLILSAKEGIQAQTKLLFNTLQKLQIPTIIFINKIDRDGVNLERLYLDIKTNLSQDVLFMQTVVDGLVYPICSQTYIKEEYKEFVCNHDDNILERYLADSEISPADYWNTIIDLVAKAKVYPVLHGSAMFNIGINELLDAISSFILPPESVSNRLSAYLYKIEHDPKGHKRSFLKIIDGSLRLRDIVRINDSEKFIKIKNLKTIYQGREINVDEVGANDIAIVEDMEDFRIGDYLGTKPCLIQGLSHQHPALKSSVRPDRSEERSKVISALNTLWIEDPSLSFSINSYSDELEISLYGLTQKEIIQTLLEERFSVKVHFDEIKTIYKERPVKKVNKIIQIEVPPNPYWATIGLTLEPLPLGTGLQIESDISYGYLNHSFQNAVFEGIRMSCQSGLHGWEVTDLKVTFTQAEYYSPVSTPADFRQLTPYVFRLALQQSGVDILEPMLYFELQIPQAASSKAITDLQKMMSEIEDISCNNEWCHIKGKVPLNTSKDYASEVSSYTKGLGVFMVKPCGYQITKGDYSDNIRMNEKDKLLFMFQKSMSSK; this is encoded by the coding sequence ATGAATATTATAAATTTAGGAATTCTTGCTCACATTGATGCAGGAAAAACTTCCGTAACCGAGAATCTGCTGTTTGCCAGTGGAGCAACGGAAAAGTGCGGCCGTGTGGATAATGGTGACACCATAACAGACTCTATGGATATAGAGAAACGTAGAGGAATTACTGTTCGGGCTTCTACGACATCTATTATCTGGAATGGAGTGAAATGCAATATCATTGACACTCCGGGACACATGGATTTTATTGCGGAAGTGGAGCGGACATTCAAAATGCTTGATGGAGCAGTCCTCATCTTATCCGCAAAGGAAGGCATACAAGCGCAAACAAAGTTGCTGTTCAATACTTTACAAAAACTGCAAATCCCGACAATTATATTTATCAATAAAATTGACCGTGACGGTGTGAATTTAGAGCGTTTGTATCTGGATATAAAAACAAATCTGTCTCAAGATGTCCTGTTTATGCAAACTGTTGTCGATGGATTGGTTTATCCGATTTGCTCCCAAACATATATAAAGGAAGAATACAAAGAATTTGTATGCAACCATGACGACAATATATTAGAACGATATTTGGCGGATAGCGAAATTTCACCGGCTGATTATTGGAATACGATAATCGATCTTGTGGCAAAAGCCAAAGTCTATCCGGTACTACATGGATCAGCAATGTTCAATATCGGTATCAATGAGTTGTTGGACGCCATCTCTTCTTTTATACTTCCTCCAGAATCAGTCTCAAACAGACTTTCAGCTTATCTCTATAAGATAGAGCATGACCCCAAAGGACATAAAAGAAGTTTTCTAAAAATAATTGACGGAAGTCTGAGACTTCGAGACATTGTAAGAATCAACGATTCGGAAAAATTCATCAAGATTAAAAATCTAAAGACTATTTATCAGGGCAGAGAGATAAATGTTGATGAAGTGGGGGCCAATGATATCGCGATTGTAGAAGATATGGAAGATTTTCGAATCGGAGATTATTTAGGTACTAAACCTTGTTTGATTCAAGGGTTATCTCATCAGCATCCCGCTCTCAAATCCTCCGTCCGGCCAGACAGGTCCGAAGAGAGAAGCAAGGTGATATCCGCTCTGAATACATTGTGGATTGAAGACCCGTCTTTGTCCTTTTCCATAAACTCATATAGTGATGAATTGGAAATCTCGTTATATGGTTTGACACAAAAGGAAATCATACAGACATTGCTGGAAGAACGATTTTCCGTAAAGGTCCATTTTGATGAGATCAAGACTATCTACAAAGAACGACCTGTAAAAAAGGTCAATAAGATTATTCAGATCGAAGTGCCACCCAACCCTTACTGGGCCACAATAGGGCTGACGCTTGAACCCTTGCCGTTAGGGACAGGGTTGCAAATCGAAAGTGACATCTCCTATGGTTATCTGAACCATTCTTTTCAAAATGCCGTTTTTGAAGGGATTCGTATGTCTTGCCAATCTGGTTTACATGGATGGGAAGTGACTGATCTGAAAGTAACTTTTACTCAAGCCGAGTATTATAGCCCGGTAAGTACACCTGCTGATTTCAGACAGCTGACCCCTTATGTCTTCAGGCTGGCCTTGCAACAGTCAGGTGTGGACATTCTCGAACCGATGCTCTATTTTGAGTTGCAGATACCCCAAGCGGCAAGTTCCAAAGCTATTACAGATTTGCAAAAAATGATGTCTGAGATTGAAGACATCAGTTGCAATAATGAGTGGTGTCATATTAAAGGGAAAGTTCCATTAAATACAAGTAAAGACTACGCCTCAGAAGTAAGTTCATACACTAAGGGCTTAGGCGTTTTTATGGTCAAGCCATGCGGGTATCAAATAACAAAAGGCGATTATTCTGATAATATCCGCATGAACGAAAAAGATAAACTTTTATTCATGTTCCAAAAATCAATGTCATCAAAATAA